From Pseudomonadota bacterium:
GAACCGAGGATTGGGATCAGGCGACCGTGTATCGCAATCTCCTGAAGTTGGTGGAAGCGGATCTCGCGCGCGTCGCCAGCAAAGTAGGTGGCATCGCTCGCTACACCGCGCGCGGGGATGACGACGGTCCGCACCTGCATCCGCATTTCTCCTGCCGCGGCTGTGGGAAGGTCGAGTGCCTCCCCGATGCCAAGCTGGCGGGCCCGGTCGACCGCCGCTGGCATCGCTCGCTGGCGGGCTCCGAGCTGCAGCTGCTCGGCGACTGTCCGGATTGTCTCGTCGTCTACGACACCGGCCGCTCCCCGCGCTCAAAAAAGCGCTCGCGCGCCAGGCGCTAGTCTCGAGCTCAGCACTCTTGGTGAAGCGAAATCCCCGCGAAAGCTGGCAGTTCAAGGCGCGACCCGAGGCTCGCCATCCAGCTCCGGTTGGGCAAGCGCAAGTCGGGGAC
This genomic window contains:
- a CDS encoding transcriptional repressor, which produces MPSLSREDAKQRVREAGLRATAPRVAVLRLLAASDKPLSYTEVTAAIGTEDWDQATVYRNLLKLVEADLARVASKVGGIARYTARGDDDGPHLHPHFSCRGCGKVECLPDAKLAGPVDRRWHRSLAGSELQLLGDCPDCLVVYDTGRSPRSKKRSRARR